One Pseudomonas abieticivorans genomic region harbors:
- a CDS encoding MFS transporter: MRLGWYSALTPPEKRTYWACFGGFTLDSMDSTIYALMMPVLMTVLALSKSDAGLLGSVSLIGSALGGWGAGLLADRYGRVKVMQGTVLWVAAFTCLAGLCSSFWEFLPVRFLQGIGYGGEAVVGAVLISEAIAPALRGRVAASVQSGYAVGYAISLTLMPVVFAWLPEDIAWRAFFAIGLLPAFLIWFIRRLVPESQAFTQAKRPPKKIDLREIFGRDHRRVTLISTILASGIFGGAYIMITWLPTYMRMVLNLPVASTSGYLAVNIVGSLLGPFIYGRISDRISRGKAFMLFLLCQACVVAVYTFAPINMAVTLGLGLLLGAFQGGLASGLPVAFAELYPTRMRANGAGFCTSFGRGFGSIMPAAVGFASTSMGLPTAMGVFAISSYAIAFAAALCLPDATGADMMVEPSQVGEQGSGAAVGQRAVHL; this comes from the coding sequence ATGCGCCTGGGTTGGTATTCGGCACTCACGCCGCCAGAAAAACGCACGTATTGGGCCTGTTTCGGCGGTTTCACGCTCGACTCAATGGACTCCACTATTTACGCCCTGATGATGCCGGTACTGATGACGGTGCTTGCCTTGAGCAAGTCCGACGCCGGTTTGCTGGGGTCCGTATCCTTGATCGGCAGCGCCTTGGGCGGCTGGGGGGCGGGCCTGTTGGCCGACCGTTATGGCCGGGTCAAGGTGATGCAGGGCACGGTGTTGTGGGTGGCGGCGTTCACCTGCCTGGCGGGGCTGTGCAGCAGTTTCTGGGAATTTTTGCCGGTACGCTTTCTGCAGGGCATTGGCTACGGCGGCGAGGCGGTGGTGGGTGCGGTGCTGATCAGCGAGGCCATTGCGCCGGCCTTGCGTGGCCGTGTGGCCGCCTCGGTGCAAAGTGGCTATGCGGTGGGCTATGCGATTTCCCTGACCCTGATGCCGGTGGTGTTTGCCTGGCTGCCGGAAGACATTGCCTGGCGTGCGTTCTTTGCCATTGGCTTGCTGCCGGCGTTTCTGATCTGGTTTATCCGCCGCCTGGTGCCGGAGTCCCAAGCGTTCACCCAAGCCAAACGCCCCCCGAAAAAGATCGACCTGCGGGAAATTTTTGGCCGTGATCATCGGCGCGTGACCTTGATCAGCACGATCCTGGCCAGCGGTATTTTTGGTGGCGCCTACATCATGATCACCTGGTTGCCGACCTACATGCGCATGGTGCTGAACCTGCCGGTGGCGTCGACTTCGGGTTACCTGGCGGTGAACATCGTCGGTTCGCTGCTGGGGCCGTTCATCTATGGGCGCATCAGTGACCGCATCAGCCGCGGCAAGGCGTTCATGCTGTTTTTGCTGTGCCAGGCCTGCGTGGTGGCGGTGTACACCTTTGCCCCCATCAACATGGCCGTGACCCTGGGCCTGGGCCTACTGCTGGGGGCCTTCCAGGGCGGCCTGGCCTCTGGGTTGCCGGTGGCCTTCGCCGAACTCTACCCCACGCGCATGCGGGCCAATGGCGCGGGGTTTTGCACCAGCTTTGGCCGCGGCTTTGGTTCGATCATGCCCGCCGCCGTGGGCTTTGCGTCCACCAGCATGGGACTGCCGACGGCCATGGGCGTGTTCGCCATCAGCTCGTATGCCATCGCCTTTGCCGCAGCGCTGTGCCTGCCGGATGCCACGGGCGCCGACATGATGGTCGAACCGTCGCAGGTGGGCGAGCAGGGCAGTGGGGCAGCGGTAGGCCAGCGGGCCGTGCACCTGTGA
- a CDS encoding multidrug effflux MFS transporter has protein sequence MSAVAPLRPRAPLWLLVLITLSGTLAMHLFVPALPAAALALGVDSAAMQRTISIYILGLAFGQLAYGPLSDGLGRRPLLLVGLSLYTVAGFCAAFAGDLHTLVLARLVQALGGCAGLALGRAIARDGAKLEDAVRDLAMLNLMMMIGPGFAPLIGSLISEHLGWRAIFLVLASLGALTLAFTAWLLPETSTPNGQVSARALCRDYAQLLRSPVFLGYATGGACMTTAIYAFIAAAPFIIGTQLHRPLSEVGIYLGLLIVGMSLGNALTRQLIRTVSVDRLLMTGACLCLCSAVFLFGVIVSGYASVAWIIGPVCLFAMGAGLASPAALSRTLSVDAHLMGSAAGLYGFLQMAVGALCTFAVGFGRDPALAAASVLATSALVGLLGLTVGRWAMRSREVPAQAMA, from the coding sequence ATGTCTGCTGTCGCTCCGCTGCGCCCTCGGGCGCCCCTTTGGTTGTTGGTGCTGATTACCCTGAGCGGCACGCTGGCGATGCACCTGTTTGTGCCTGCGCTACCGGCTGCCGCCTTGGCGCTGGGGGTAGACAGCGCCGCGATGCAGCGCACCATCAGTATCTACATCCTGGGCCTTGCGTTCGGGCAATTGGCCTATGGGCCGCTGTCCGATGGCCTGGGGCGCCGGCCGTTACTGCTGGTGGGCTTGAGCCTGTACACCGTGGCAGGTTTTTGCGCAGCTTTCGCCGGTGATCTGCATACCTTGGTGCTGGCGCGTTTGGTGCAGGCCCTCGGTGGCTGTGCTGGGTTGGCGTTGGGGCGGGCGATTGCACGCGACGGCGCAAAACTTGAGGACGCGGTGCGCGACCTGGCCATGTTGAACCTTATGATGATGATCGGCCCCGGTTTTGCCCCGTTGATCGGGTCGTTGATCAGCGAACATTTGGGGTGGCGGGCGATTTTTCTGGTGTTGGCCAGCCTGGGCGCGCTCACCCTGGCGTTTACCGCCTGGCTGCTGCCGGAAACCTCTACTCCCAATGGGCAGGTCAGCGCCCGGGCCCTGTGCCGTGACTATGCGCAGTTGCTGCGTTCGCCGGTGTTTCTTGGCTACGCCACGGGAGGCGCCTGCATGACCACGGCCATCTATGCCTTTATCGCGGCCGCGCCCTTTATCATCGGCACTCAATTGCACCGGCCATTGAGTGAGGTTGGTATTTACCTGGGCTTGCTGATTGTTGGCATGTCGCTGGGTAACGCGTTGACCCGCCAATTGATCCGCACGGTATCGGTGGATCGGCTGTTGATGACAGGGGCTTGCCTGTGCCTGTGCAGCGCTGTGTTCCTGTTCGGGGTGATTGTGTCCGGCTATGCCTCTGTCGCCTGGATCATCGGCCCGGTCTGCCTGTTTGCCATGGGTGCAGGCCTGGCTAGCCCGGCGGCGCTGAGCCGCACGTTAAGCGTGGACGCCCACCTGATGGGCTCGGCGGCCGGGCTCTATGGCTTTCTGCAGATGGCGGTAGGGGCGTTGTGCACCTTCGCCGTGGGTTTTGGGCGCGACCCGGCGCTCGCGGCCGCCTCGGTACTGGCCACCTCGGCGCTGGTTGGGCTGTTGGGCTTAACCGTGGGGCGGTGGGCGATGCGCAGTCGCGAGGTGCCTGCCCAGGCCATGGCTTGA
- the pcsA gene encoding phosphatidylcholine synthase — protein MISTLHLARLKAWGAHGFTATGVVTAFLATLALFENQPKACLMWLGVALIVDGVDGSLARRVNVQTVLPHFDGSVLDLVIDYLTYVFIPALFIYRYIPLPEYTALVATSIMLVSSLFCFCNVNMKSNDNYFQGFPAAWNVVALCLYTLAPGPWWTLLTIVVLALLTVTRMKFLHPFRVRRFMPINIAVTAIWLLCSLSLVHDHPAINPLVMTLWLLMSAYFLGVCIWRTAAEWFGRTDAQG, from the coding sequence GTGATCTCGACCTTGCACCTGGCCCGGCTAAAAGCCTGGGGCGCCCATGGTTTTACCGCGACTGGGGTGGTAACCGCCTTCCTGGCGACACTGGCCCTGTTCGAAAACCAGCCCAAGGCCTGCCTGATGTGGCTGGGCGTGGCGCTGATCGTCGACGGGGTCGATGGCTCCCTGGCGCGCCGGGTGAACGTGCAAACCGTATTGCCGCACTTCGATGGCTCGGTGCTGGACCTGGTGATCGACTACCTGACCTACGTGTTCATCCCCGCGCTGTTCATTTACCGCTACATCCCGCTGCCCGAGTACACCGCCCTGGTCGCCACCTCGATCATGCTGGTGTCGTCGCTGTTCTGCTTTTGCAACGTCAACATGAAAAGCAACGACAACTACTTCCAAGGCTTCCCCGCCGCCTGGAACGTGGTCGCGTTGTGCCTCTACACCCTGGCGCCCGGCCCGTGGTGGACGCTGCTGACCATCGTGGTGCTGGCCCTGCTGACCGTGACCCGCATGAAGTTTTTGCACCCCTTCCGTGTACGCCGCTTCATGCCCATCAACATCGCCGTCACCGCCATCTGGTTGCTGTGCAGCCTGTCGCTGGTGCACGACCACCCCGCCATCAACCCCTTGGTGATGACCCTGTGGCTGTTGATGTCGGCGTACTTTTTGGGCGTATGTATCTGGCGCACGGCGGCCGAATGGTTCGGGCGCACCGACGCGCAAGGCTGA
- a CDS encoding putative quinol monooxygenase, whose product MKKRKAAWWVALILGALALGVFVARGQAPTPPYHLQAAADLPAPASQTITTPGDTTNTLVRLSIKPAQRQRFVEAIRGVLEPSRQAEGCLVFDVYQQRDDANAFVVYERWADAPAHQRHLATPYTAAFLAQLNGMLAQAPETLEPRDLVMP is encoded by the coding sequence GTGAAGAAACGCAAGGCCGCCTGGTGGGTGGCCCTGATACTGGGCGCCCTGGCGTTGGGGGTGTTCGTCGCCCGCGGGCAGGCACCGACCCCGCCGTATCACCTGCAAGCCGCCGCCGACCTTCCCGCGCCGGCCAGCCAAACCATCACCACCCCTGGCGATACCACCAACACGCTTGTGCGCCTGAGCATCAAGCCGGCGCAGCGCCAGCGTTTTGTCGAGGCGATCCGGGGCGTGCTCGAACCTTCCCGACAAGCCGAGGGCTGCCTGGTGTTTGATGTGTACCAGCAACGCGATGACGCCAATGCGTTTGTGGTGTACGAGCGTTGGGCGGACGCGCCGGCGCACCAGCGGCATCTGGCCACGCCCTACACGGCCGCGTTTCTTGCGCAGTTGAATGGGATGCTCGCCCAGGCGCCGGAGACGCTTGAACCGCGCGACCTGGTTATGCCTTGA
- a CDS encoding OprD family porin encodes MRRLRFGVLLLTGLSGVAHADFFSDSHATVETRNVYFNRDFRDGPQQSKRDEWAQGLMLKFESGYTPGIVGFGVDLLGMVGVRLDSSPDRAGSGLLPVRSDGRAAASYGKLGVTAKVNVASTELKVGSLIPALPTLRPNDGMILPQSFQGALVTSRAFADTLVTAVQLQQAKARNDTSYEDITLNNKNNRFARNAPGDHLSLAGFDRTLNERVKFSYHYAQLSDVYSQHFVGLVAAQPFVAGTLNTDVRFFSSTDQGAARGGPIDNRALSAMLGYAVGAQAFSVGYQRMAGRSAFPYVEGSDAYLVNFSQVGDFAEANERSWQARYDLNFERLGVPGLSVMSRYISGSEAPVGAMSGQEWERDIEVKYVIQSGTFKNLALRVRDATYRSSFSRDADEVRVLITYTRALW; translated from the coding sequence ATGCGCAGGCTGCGGTTTGGCGTGTTGCTGCTCACGGGGTTGAGTGGCGTGGCTCACGCAGATTTTTTCAGCGATTCCCACGCCACGGTCGAGACGCGCAATGTGTACTTCAACCGGGATTTTCGGGATGGGCCGCAGCAATCCAAGCGCGATGAATGGGCGCAAGGGTTGATGCTCAAGTTCGAGTCGGGGTACACGCCGGGCATTGTCGGATTTGGCGTGGACCTGTTGGGCATGGTCGGCGTGCGCCTGGACTCCAGCCCCGACCGTGCCGGCAGCGGCCTGCTGCCGGTACGCTCTGACGGGCGGGCGGCCGCGAGCTATGGCAAGTTGGGCGTGACCGCCAAAGTCAACGTCGCGAGCACCGAACTGAAAGTGGGGTCGCTGATCCCGGCGTTACCGACCTTGCGGCCCAACGACGGGATGATTCTGCCGCAGTCATTCCAGGGCGCGCTGGTGACTTCACGGGCGTTCGCCGACACGCTGGTGACGGCGGTACAGTTGCAACAAGCCAAGGCGCGTAACGACACGAGTTATGAAGACATCACCCTCAACAACAAAAACAACCGGTTTGCCCGCAATGCGCCGGGCGATCACCTGAGCCTGGCCGGCTTTGATCGCACCCTGAATGAGCGGGTGAAGTTCAGCTATCACTATGCGCAGTTGAGCGACGTCTACAGCCAGCACTTTGTCGGGCTGGTGGCGGCGCAGCCTTTTGTGGCGGGCACGTTGAATACCGACGTGCGTTTTTTTTCCAGCACAGACCAGGGCGCGGCGCGCGGCGGGCCGATCGATAACCGGGCACTCAGCGCAATGCTCGGTTACGCCGTGGGCGCGCAGGCGTTCAGCGTGGGCTATCAGCGCATGGCCGGGCGCAGTGCGTTTCCCTATGTGGAAGGCAGTGATGCGTACCTGGTCAACTTCTCGCAGGTCGGCGATTTTGCCGAGGCCAACGAGCGTTCCTGGCAGGCGCGTTATGACCTGAATTTCGAGCGTCTGGGCGTGCCGGGGTTGAGCGTCATGAGCCGCTATATTTCGGGCAGTGAGGCCCCGGTCGGTGCGATGTCGGGCCAGGAATGGGAGCGCGACATCGAAGTGAAGTACGTCATCCAGAGCGGCACCTTTAAAAACCTGGCCTTGCGGGTACGTGACGCCACCTACCGTTCCTCGTTCAGTCGTGATGCGGATGAAGTACGCGTGCTGATCACGTACACGCGGGCCTTGTGGTGA
- a CDS encoding DMT family transporter yields the protein MVLISFALAFLAGIAIAVQAAVNSQLAGAMTGNTLAAAFYSFFTGMLVLGVMALLRGGLTDALSVIPSQPGWRLVGGVLGAAAIFCTVWLAPRIGLANLLVLVIAGQLLSSLAIDHFGWLGAVVRPAASIKMIGASVVVLGVGLTLFGERLLSLLQRGV from the coding sequence ATGGTCCTGATTTCCTTTGCGCTGGCTTTCCTGGCCGGCATCGCGATTGCGGTACAAGCGGCGGTCAACAGCCAATTGGCGGGAGCCATGACGGGAAACACGCTGGCGGCGGCGTTTTATTCATTCTTCACCGGCATGTTGGTGTTGGGGGTGATGGCATTGCTGCGTGGAGGCCTGACTGACGCCCTCAGCGTGATCCCCAGCCAACCGGGTTGGCGCCTGGTGGGCGGCGTGCTGGGTGCAGCGGCGATTTTCTGCACCGTGTGGCTGGCGCCGCGCATTGGCCTGGCCAACCTGTTGGTGCTGGTGATCGCCGGGCAATTGCTGTCGTCGCTGGCCATCGACCACTTTGGTTGGCTTGGCGCCGTGGTGCGGCCTGCCGCATCGATCAAAATGATCGGCGCGTCGGTGGTGGTGCTGGGGGTGGGCCTGACCTTGTTTGGCGAGCGCCTGCTCAGCCTGTTGCAACGCGGAGTATAA
- a CDS encoding amidohydrolase family protein has protein sequence MSFPARFDLLTTALAPLPDDQRLLLIRGGTVLTMDDALGNFAEGDVLVRGTQIIAVGQHLDAEGAQIIDAKGMIVMPGMVDTHRHAWEGQLRRINPDSPSLEDYCNATHFSFAKYYRPQDMYVGNMLTALGCINAGITTIIDNSHNARSGAHSDAAIEALQDAGIRAVHAPGAPLSGTWACDQWPQDLGRLKGKYATDPDALVSLAMMAQIDRSQWAVARDLGLSIVTEFFGAGMASELDALHQEGLLGPDNIFNHCTCLPDRGWSLLRDAGVKVNVCPRSDAHYGLEDGVFAWQKAVDHGMNPGLSVDNESSYGGDMFGEMRVAFYLQRAAAHSARFHGQPAAPALVNARQLLKAATLDGAACAGLDAKIGSLIPGKQADILLIRTDNLGIYPSNNALGTVVHAAERGDIDTVIIAGRLRKHGGVVLGVDREQLERATEESREHLFSAAGYRPDPFAEHFSPLPAL, from the coding sequence ATGTCGTTTCCCGCCCGTTTTGACCTGTTGACCACGGCCCTGGCGCCGTTGCCCGATGACCAACGCCTGCTGCTGATCCGTGGCGGCACCGTGCTGACGATGGACGATGCCCTCGGTAACTTTGCCGAAGGCGATGTGCTGGTGCGCGGTACTCAAATCATAGCTGTCGGCCAGCACCTCGACGCCGAGGGCGCCCAGATCATCGACGCCAAAGGCATGATCGTCATGCCTGGCATGGTCGACACCCACCGGCATGCCTGGGAAGGCCAGCTGCGCCGTATCAACCCGGACTCGCCGAGCCTGGAAGACTACTGCAACGCCACGCACTTCTCGTTTGCCAAGTACTACCGGCCGCAAGACATGTACGTCGGCAACATGCTCACCGCGTTGGGCTGCATCAACGCCGGTATCACCACCATCATCGACAACTCCCACAACGCGCGCAGCGGTGCGCACTCCGATGCGGCCATTGAGGCCTTGCAGGATGCGGGTATCCGCGCCGTGCATGCGCCGGGCGCGCCGTTGTCCGGCACCTGGGCTTGCGACCAGTGGCCTCAGGACCTCGGCCGTTTGAAGGGCAAATACGCCACCGACCCCGACGCACTGGTGAGCCTGGCGATGATGGCGCAAATCGACCGCAGCCAGTGGGCCGTCGCCCGTGACCTGGGCTTGAGCATCGTCACCGAGTTTTTCGGCGCGGGCATGGCCAGTGAATTGGACGCCTTGCACCAGGAAGGCCTGTTGGGCCCGGACAATATCTTCAACCACTGCACCTGCCTGCCGGACCGTGGCTGGTCGTTGCTGCGTGACGCGGGTGTGAAGGTCAACGTGTGCCCACGCTCCGACGCCCACTACGGTCTGGAGGATGGTGTGTTCGCCTGGCAAAAAGCAGTGGACCACGGCATGAACCCTGGGCTAAGCGTCGACAACGAAAGCTCCTACGGCGGCGATATGTTTGGCGAAATGCGCGTGGCGTTCTACCTGCAACGCGCCGCTGCCCATAGCGCCCGCTTCCATGGCCAACCTGCGGCCCCGGCATTGGTCAACGCCCGCCAACTGCTCAAAGCCGCGACCCTTGACGGCGCCGCCTGTGCCGGGCTCGACGCAAAAATCGGCAGCCTCATTCCGGGCAAGCAAGCCGACATTCTGCTGATTCGCACTGACAACCTCGGTATCTATCCGTCGAACAACGCCCTGGGCACCGTGGTGCATGCGGCTGAACGCGGCGACATCGACACCGTGATCATCGCCGGCCGCCTGCGCAAACACGGTGGTGTGGTGCTAGGTGTGGACCGCGAACAGCTGGAACGCGCCACCGAAGAGTCCCGCGAGCACTTATTCAGCGCGGCTGGCTATCGCCCAGACCCGTTTGCCGAACACTTTTCCCCTCTGCCTGCCCTGTAA
- a CDS encoding LysR family transcriptional regulator has translation MRSQDFPHLKSFFTVAQTRNFSRAAQSLGVSPSALSQTIKGLEERLGVRLLNRTTRSVSTTEAGTQLAERLRVIFDDLDAALEALNHYRDTPTGTLRICAPQVAMLHFIQPILPAFQAAYPDIQLELTNDDSTTDIVAQGYDAAIRLGEFIEQDMIALKLSEPLTQIAIASPAYLHQRGIPQAPADLLQHSCVNWRRSGESGLYKWRFFNDGTPFELSVKGSLVVSDCAVALQSAVDGLGITVWIREWLKAELDSGALVPLLEAWSTPFPSFYLYYPSKRQMSSALQVFIAALRQGHAG, from the coding sequence ATGCGCAGTCAGGATTTCCCCCACCTCAAGTCGTTTTTCACCGTTGCCCAGACGCGCAATTTCTCGCGGGCGGCGCAATCTCTGGGGGTTTCGCCGTCGGCGTTGAGCCAGACCATCAAGGGCCTGGAAGAGCGTTTGGGCGTCAGGTTGCTCAACCGCACCACGCGCAGCGTCTCCACCACCGAGGCGGGCACTCAGTTGGCCGAACGCCTGCGGGTGATTTTCGATGACCTGGATGCCGCCCTCGAAGCGCTCAACCACTACCGCGACACGCCCACCGGCACTCTGCGCATCTGCGCGCCGCAGGTGGCGATGCTGCACTTTATCCAGCCGATCCTGCCGGCGTTCCAGGCCGCGTACCCGGACATCCAGCTGGAGCTGACCAACGACGACAGCACGACTGACATCGTCGCCCAGGGCTACGACGCGGCGATTCGCCTGGGTGAGTTTATCGAGCAGGACATGATCGCCCTCAAGCTCAGCGAGCCGCTGACCCAGATCGCGATCGCCTCGCCCGCCTACCTGCATCAGCGCGGTATCCCGCAAGCCCCGGCCGACCTGCTGCAACACAGCTGCGTGAACTGGCGGCGCTCCGGTGAGAGCGGCTTGTACAAATGGCGGTTTTTCAACGACGGCACGCCGTTTGAGCTGAGCGTCAAAGGCTCGCTGGTGGTGAGCGATTGCGCGGTGGCGCTGCAATCGGCAGTGGACGGCCTGGGCATTACCGTGTGGATTCGCGAATGGCTCAAGGCCGAGCTGGACAGCGGCGCCCTGGTGCCGCTGCTGGAAGCGTGGTCGACACCCTTCCCCAGCTTTTACCTGTACTACCCCAGCAAGCGGCAAATGTCGTCGGCGCTGCAGGTGTTTATCGCAGCACTACGCCAGGGTCATGCCGGCTGA
- a CDS encoding MFS transporter: protein MSTPIKPMSVMPFIILGLFGLYTLELGVVGILPMIVERFGVSVAQAGLLMSLFALIVALCGPFLVLVFSRFDRKHVLVGALLCFSLCSVLSAYAPNYSTLMALRVVPAMLHPVFFSAAFAAAVSLYPKERATHATTVAFIGTTLGLVFGVPITAWVAGRFSYEASILFCAAATLLAGIGLLLKLPRQVTVPQSFASQLSILKSPAVWLAIVATVLIFTSKFAVYSYAAEYLRSETGMDAETISLLLVIFGVGGVLGNLLAGRALSNHLVRTVVLFPILLSAAYGVLHSLGSASVGSMAVIVVLWGAIHTSGMVISQMWLAETAPQAQSFATSLYVSAANAGIALGSWIGGVFIDTYGLPGTLVCGLLFAGLSLLVIVIKAVLYGPRRSAGMTLA from the coding sequence ATGAGCACGCCGATCAAACCCATGAGCGTGATGCCCTTCATCATTCTGGGCCTGTTCGGGCTCTATACCCTGGAGTTGGGCGTGGTCGGTATCTTGCCGATGATCGTCGAGCGTTTCGGGGTGAGTGTGGCGCAGGCCGGCTTGCTCATGAGCCTGTTTGCCTTGATTGTCGCGCTGTGCGGGCCGTTTCTGGTGCTGGTGTTTTCGCGCTTTGATCGCAAGCACGTGCTGGTGGGCGCCTTGCTGTGTTTCTCACTGTGCAGCGTGCTGTCGGCGTATGCGCCGAATTACTCGACGTTAATGGCCTTGCGCGTGGTGCCGGCGATGCTGCATCCGGTGTTTTTCTCGGCCGCGTTCGCGGCGGCGGTGTCGTTGTACCCCAAGGAGCGCGCGACCCATGCCACCACCGTGGCGTTCATCGGCACCACCCTGGGCCTGGTCTTTGGTGTGCCCATCACGGCGTGGGTGGCGGGGCGATTTTCCTATGAGGCCTCGATTCTGTTTTGCGCGGCGGCAACCTTGTTGGCGGGTATCGGCCTGTTGTTGAAATTGCCGCGCCAGGTCACGGTGCCGCAGAGTTTTGCCAGCCAGCTGTCGATCCTGAAAAGCCCGGCCGTGTGGTTGGCGATAGTCGCCACGGTGCTGATCTTCACCAGCAAGTTTGCGGTGTACAGCTACGCGGCCGAATACCTGCGCAGCGAAACCGGCATGGACGCTGAGACCATCAGCCTGTTGCTGGTGATCTTTGGCGTCGGTGGTGTGTTGGGCAACTTGTTGGCCGGGCGAGCGTTGAGCAATCACTTGGTCAGAACCGTGGTGCTGTTTCCGATTCTGTTGAGCGCGGCCTACGGGGTGTTGCACAGCCTGGGCAGCGCCTCGGTGGGTTCGATGGCAGTCATCGTGGTGCTGTGGGGCGCGATTCATACCAGCGGCATGGTCATTTCGCAGATGTGGCTGGCCGAGACTGCACCCCAGGCGCAGTCCTTTGCCACCAGCTTGTATGTGTCGGCCGCGAATGCCGGGATCGCCCTGGGGTCATGGATCGGCGGGGTCTTCATCGACACCTACGGCTTGCCCGGCACCCTCGTCTGCGGGTTGCTGTTTGCCGGGTTATCGTTGCTGGTGATCGTGATCAAGGCGGTGCTGTACGGTCCGCGTCGATCAGCCGGCATGACCCTGGCGTAG
- a CDS encoding zinc-dependent alcohol dehydrogenase family protein — protein sequence MSDSMHRWEISAFGLENLQLATRPLPTPEYGEVLVKVDAVSLNYRDTQVVENGMTATLAFPFTPASDMAGTVVAIGPGVTRFAVGDKVISTYITNWIDGNPQTWAKMPTQGGPIQGMLAQYVTTPADWCVRAPNNLTPVQASTLPIAALTAWMALIELGHLHAGQTVVVQGTGGVSLFAVQLAAASGAKVIVTSSSDEKIAQAIALGATHGINRTTNPDWHTDVLALTDGRGADHVLEMAGGDNLGRSLQAVVPGGRVSIIGLLESDELRTPIMPLLGSRASIVAVAVGPRRALEDLVRMIEHHGITPVIDATYGFDQVPAAFAHLNRGAFGKVVVDLAL from the coding sequence ATGTCCGATTCAATGCACCGCTGGGAAATTTCCGCGTTTGGCCTGGAAAACCTCCAGCTCGCCACACGGCCACTGCCAACCCCTGAATACGGTGAGGTACTGGTCAAAGTTGATGCCGTGTCACTCAACTACCGCGACACCCAAGTCGTGGAGAACGGTATGACCGCCACCCTGGCATTCCCCTTCACCCCTGCCTCCGACATGGCGGGTACCGTGGTTGCGATTGGCCCGGGCGTCACGCGTTTTGCCGTCGGTGACAAGGTGATCTCCACCTACATTACCAACTGGATCGACGGCAATCCGCAAACCTGGGCGAAAATGCCAACCCAGGGCGGGCCGATCCAGGGCATGCTCGCCCAGTACGTAACCACACCTGCCGACTGGTGCGTGCGCGCGCCGAACAACCTCACGCCGGTGCAGGCCAGCACCTTGCCGATTGCGGCGTTGACGGCCTGGATGGCATTGATCGAGCTGGGGCATTTGCACGCCGGGCAAACCGTGGTGGTGCAAGGCACGGGCGGGGTGTCGTTGTTTGCCGTGCAGTTGGCCGCAGCCAGCGGGGCGAAGGTGATCGTCACCAGCAGCAGCGACGAGAAAATCGCCCAGGCAATCGCGCTCGGCGCCACCCATGGCATCAACCGCACCACGAACCCGGATTGGCACACCGACGTGTTGGCGCTGACCGACGGCCGTGGCGCCGATCACGTCTTGGAAATGGCCGGTGGCGATAACCTCGGGCGTTCCCTTCAAGCGGTAGTCCCCGGTGGGCGCGTGTCGATTATCGGCCTGCTGGAGTCCGATGAGCTGCGCACGCCGATCATGCCGCTGCTGGGCAGCCGTGCGTCCATCGTCGCGGTGGCCGTGGGCCCGCGCCGTGCGTTGGAAGACCTGGTGCGCATGATTGAACATCACGGCATAACGCCGGTGATCGATGCCACCTACGGGTTTGATCAAGTGCCCGCGGCCTTCGCCCACTTGAACCGTGGCGCCTTCGGCAAAGTGGTGGTGGACCTCGCCCTATGA